AATAGGCGCGTACGGGGAGGTCCCCAACCCGCCTGAGACGTGCAGATACGAGTCGCTGGAGCGCCACCGGTGCAGGCCGGACGCGAGGCGCGGCGGCAGGTCCGAATTGGAGACAAGCGCCCCGTAGAACGGCAGGGCGACTTGCCCGCCGTGGGTGTGGCCGGCGAAGACCAAGCGCGCCTGGTCGGCCACCAGTTGGTCGACGGCTCGCAGGTAGGGCGCGTGGACCAGGCCCAGCACCAGATCGGCGGCTTCATGCGAGACGGGTTCGGGCAGCTTGTCCCAGTCGAGGTGGGGGTCCGCCAGGCCGACCAAATCGGTCGCCAAGCTTTCCGGCCCCACCTCCAGGTTCGCCCGCGCGTTGTCCAGGTCCTTCCAGCCGGCCCGAGTCAAGACTTGGCGGAAAGGCTCGGTGGGCAGGTCGGGCTGCCGTGTGATTTCGGGTTCGGGCGGTCCCAGCAGGTAGATGGCCGGGTTCTTGAAGATGGCGCCGTAGTAGTCGTTCGATCCGAGGACAAACGCCCCCGGCGTCGCCAGGTGCGGCTCCAACGCCTCCAAAGCCGACTCCATCGCGTCGGCGAACGCGAAGTTGTCGCCGGTGGTGACAACCAGATCCGGGCGGAGGGAAGCCAGCGCCTTGACCCATTCGATCTTGCGCCGTTGGCGGGCGGTCAAATGCATGTCGGAAATGTGGAGCACCTTGATCGGCGCGGCCCCAGGCTTCAACACCGGCGCGTTCACGCGCCGCAACGTGTACCAATGGGCTTCCGCCAACGCGTAGCCAAGGGTCGC
The Bifidobacteriaceae bacterium DNA segment above includes these coding regions:
- a CDS encoding metallophosphoesterase family protein: MKLSRLVGAGLATGAATLGYALAEAHWYTLRRVNAPVLKPGAAPIKVLHISDMHLTARQRRKIEWVKALASLRPDLVVTTGDNFAFADAMESALEALEPHLATPGAFVLGSNDYYGAIFKNPAIYLLGPPEPEITRQPDLPTEPFRQVLTRAGWKDLDNARANLEVGPESLATDLVGLADPHLDWDKLPEPVSHEAADLVLGLVHAPYLRAVDQLVADQARLVFAGHTHGGQVALPFYGALVSNSDLPPRLASGLHRWRSSDSYLHVSGGLGTSPYAPIRLACRPSASLVTLVPAA